One Schistocerca piceifrons isolate TAMUIC-IGC-003096 chromosome 11, iqSchPice1.1, whole genome shotgun sequence genomic window carries:
- the LOC124720182 gene encoding piggyBac transposable element-derived protein 4-like, with product MYVVTHNVIFFLEDEIDDSLSSDEDENDVEGVASNPAAVPYPKDSEWTAVDTYRPLPVNTTPRQILVDIDESSSVLDCSKVFLTDSDVNELKRQTNLYASQTIQKKRRGNNLKPHSVLSSWKPVTISEMRRFLGIIFHMCVSKKPKIADHWSTNPVLSCNFCPHVMSRLRFTQILSCLHLVDNSNQKKPGEDGFHPLYKVLPYYNNLKERCIQAYRPSEKVTIDEGICPFRGRVSFRVYMQNKPHKYGLKVYAVAEASSGYVVNFEVYAGKHIVDNSSSAVILRLLSDSSLLNKGHTVYLDRFYSSPELFQQLAEKGTGAVGTVNKSRKGLPKDLVSAKLKKGEMSFRRKDNVLAMKWKDKRDVYTLSTRHQATFGTHTKRNGSVVLKPLQVLDYNLNKIGVDIGDQRLQYNPFQHRTVKWWRKLYFHLLLMGVSNAFWLYNAVHRKKITITDFITVLAVQLVEDDTLEFIPRNEGTVGRLTKRHFLQHIPATTKKYAARVCHVCSSRSKKQSGKASRKETRYECEQCGVALCLEPCFKIFHTKKQYDSV from the coding sequence atgtatgtagttacacataatgtgatattctttttagaagacgagattgatgacagtttgtcttcagatgaagacgagaatgatgttgaaggtgttgcttcaaatccagcagctgtgccgtatccgaaagacagtgagtggactgcagttgacacctaccgacctctgcctgtcaacacgacacccaggcagatactagtggatattgatgagtcgagttctgtactggattgcagtaaagtgttccttactgacagtgacgtaaatgaactcaagagacagacaaatttgtatgcatcacagacaatacagaagaaaagaagaggaaataatctgaagccccattcagttttgagttcgtggaagccagtgactataagtgagatgaggcgtttcttgggtattattttccacatgtgtgtttcgaaaaagccaaaaattgcggaccattggagcactaatcctgttcttagttgtaacttttgtccccatgtcatgagccgtttgcgtttcactcagatactgtcatgcttgcatcttgttgacaattcaaatcagaaaaaaccaggcgaagatggatttcatccactttacaaagttttgccatattataataatttgaaggagcgatgtatccaggcatatcgtccctcagaaaaagtgacaattgatgaaggaatttgcccatttcgaggtcgtgtgagtttccgtgtttacatgcaaaataagcctcataagtatggactgaaagtatatgctgttgctgaagccagtagtggctatgttgtaaattttgaagtttatgctggtaagcatattgttgacaattcttcgtctgcggttattttgcgattgttgtctgacagcagcttgctgaacaaaggccacactgtgtatttagatcgattttattccagtccagagctatttcagcaactggcagagaaaggcactggagctgttggtactgtgaacaaatccaggaaaggattgcctaaagatttagtatctgctaagctgaaaaagggcgaaatgtcttttcggcgtaaagataatgtattggcaatgaagtggaaagataagagagatgtgtatacattgtctacaaggcatcaagcaacatttggtacgcatactaagagaaatgggtctgtagtattgaaaccacttcaggtacttgattacaacctcaataaaattggagtggatattggagaccaacgcctgcagtacaatccgttccagcacagaactgtgaaatggtggcgaaaattatatttccatttgctgcttatgggagtatcaaatgcattttggctgtacaatgcagtgcacaggaagaaaattacaataacagactttataacagtgcttgcagttcagcttgttgaagacgacacacttgaattcattccaagaaatgaaggaactgtaggtcggctaacaaagagacattttttgcagcacatacctgcaactactaagaagtatgctgctcgtgtgtgtcacgtgtgcagttccaggagcaagaaacagagtggcaaggcttctcgcaaagagacacgatacgaatgtgaacagtgtggcgttgcactctgcctggaaccttgctttaaaattttccacactaaaaaacaatatgattctgtgtga